From Antechinus flavipes isolate AdamAnt ecotype Samford, QLD, Australia chromosome 1, AdamAnt_v2, whole genome shotgun sequence:
AGTTGAGTTCCTCTACCTTTGTGTAGCAGTGGCAGGGCATGGGTTGCAGCTTGTGATACAAACACAAATGACTAGTAATACAACAGACTTTGATTTAAGGGTGTCCTCTGTGCAGATCCTGGCTTGGTGTTGAGATGTGAGGCGCATATTAGATAAGACTGGCTCCTCTCCCCTAAAGACTACGCAGGATCTCACAtagagagctggaaggaacttctaGTCATCTGGCTTCATTTCACTGATGAAGAGATTCTATAGAAAATTCAAAGTTACTTAGGTTAGAAGCAAAATTGGAGCTGAACTCGGGCCTTCTGATCCAGACTTGGTATCCCTCCTGCCATTCTAAGGCTTGAAATCCAGAAGTGTAGGAGCAAGGTAATCACAGCTGGGAAGCTGGCCTTGGAATGAGGATGCCCCAGGCTCCGGGCCAGCCTCCAACCCTGGCTCGGTGACcagggcaaaccacttaacttctcagtgcccctAGTCtgccctccttttctccccttcaatCCAGTTTGTATCAAGAAGTTGTGGAGTAGGAAGGCACTCTCAGTGCACACCCAGAAGGCTCGGAGCCGAGTCAGGGCTGCCACTCGCCATCTGCTAAAGTGATAGCACATGGGACTCACTGGAGGGGTCGCCtggttagagctggaagggaccacagATGGGGAGGTTGTGACACAGCATCAGACCAGGCCTGGGGATGCACGGAAGGGAGAGCCCGGCCCTCGCACGACTGGCACCCAAATAAGAGGGTGATCTGAGCTGCGCGTGCCTGGAGGACTCAGGAGCCTGGGTCGGGGGCCCTTCAGTGGCGGGGTGCCCCACTAGAATTAAGGAAATCAAGGATTCCAGGAATGGCTGGGGATGAAGTGTAAGCTCTTTGCTGGAGCTGAAGGTAGGGCACCGTGATTTTGTCCTTGCATCCACAGCACCTGGCACAGGGTTCTGAAATGGCTAATAAATGTGTTGGCTTGCATTAAATTGATTGATTAGCTTTGGTCACAGTGAGGCTCTTCTGCACTCAACACAATGTATAATCTACTCTTGGGGTGACCCTTTGAGCTAGAGCTCATCCAGCCTTTTTAATGGCTGCTTGTCTCCTGGCACTGGAGGTGCAGAGATAAAATCATATCATCTCTTCCTCCAGGAACTTAAACTCTACTGGGGGGAACAAAACATGCAAAAATAGCTAGGTTAGGGTCTGATCGAGTGCCTTGGACAGAGGAGCATGGCTCCTGAGGGGGGAGATCCTGTGCTGAGAGGCCAGGATGGGAAGAGCTCTAGCTGCCAAGTTGGAAGCCCTGGTTTAGACTCTGATTCTGCCTTTTTCAAGGCCTCAGCTTACTTATCTGTAGAAAACAAGGGACTGGGTTAGACAGTTTCTAAAGGTTCTTCTAGGTCTAACTCCTAAATTAGCCTTAAGGGATGAGATTATGTCCATGGCGGGTAGGAACAGGGACCATAAAGGACGACAAGCTGAGGGACGGTGTGTGCagagaggaatggagagaaggtTGGCGTGGCTGGCTTAGGAGAGATCTTGAATGCCAGGCTCTAGTACAGATGTGGGGGGTCTGGGTTTGGGGAGGCAGGCAAGCATCTCAAGGTGGTTTTGGTGGTAGTGGTTTTAATGCAGCTTATATGGTTGCTTTCAAGATATTGTTTTTATATACCTCTGAAATGATAACtctcattttcctgtttctgatTCATCTTTGCCAGCCAGTGGAATCTTAAAAGGATTTGACCCATTGCTCAATCTGGTACTTGATGGCACTATTGAATATATGAGAGGTAAGTGGGCAAAACTTTGAAATGATTGCTGATAAATCTCATGGGCTAAAATTGTCACTTTATTTAGGAATCTAATAATGTTAATTATATAACTGACCACTCTTTCTGATAACTTTATTGGGACTCGATCATGTATTGCTTTAGCAAAAATTTTAGCAGCAGGTTTTCTTGGAAATATCCAGAAATGTAGACACATTCTGTAGTTGCTAATTCATTCATTGGAATGCAGTTTTAAGTTCCCACTGTTAGTAGGGACTCTCTTGTGGTAGGAAAGGGAGTGGAGAAATGATAAGCTTAGCCAGGACAATCAGATCCACAGATTTAATCTGAATATTATATACAGTTTGATTGTCACTCATTTCCACTCTAATGGTTTGCACCCAATGTTAAGCTATGGGCCAGTGTGTAGctgaaggtcccttctagctctagagcCCATGAAAAAAGTAAGGTCTAAATTTGCCTTGAAAAGGTGGAAGTATTTCCGCAGGTAGAAATGGGACTAAGGAGAAAAGCCCATTGCAAGCGTGAGAGAGGGTATGTGCATCCAACCATGACCCTGGACCGCCATAGTAGGAAATAAAGAAAGTACAGTTAGGTTTCATTTCCACAGCCCTACTTAGCAGACCCCAGTAGCCCTTTTGTTTGTTGATTGTGGTTCACATTCTTTTGAATAATCTCTATTATAACCAGTCTGCGCTCCTCTGGGATACCTCAAACCAGATTGACACTAACAACAGGAAGCAGCAGgaacctcttctctcctcttggGAGTCTTCCAGTTCACAGAGTGTTTGGGAATTTGCAGAAGAACTAGCCTGGCCATTTAGTGCTGGAGGCCTTCATGGGGCATGTTTTTAAGAGTAGACTAAACCCTGACCTCCCCGGGCTGAGAGCTGAGAGCTGGGAGTGGTGAGCTTAAAACAGCATGAAATGGTCTGCTCCCCAGACTCTTCCTGGATGAGTTGGTCAAGGAGAGGGAAGCATACGCTGGGCAAAGCAGAGGAGAAGGAAGTCCAGCGGTGTGCCAAGGTGATGCTCCCCCACTGTGGCCTGGGCTATCCCAAGCTCTGCTTCCCTCTAGCTGGAGAAGTGAGAGGAAATAAGGGAACTGTGGGAGGGGTCTAGAGAAGGTATCTCCAGGTGGCTCCCCAGCTCTGATGGCCCAGACTAAGAGCCTCTACCCAAGCAGGATCTAGCAAAGGGGCAGAGCCATCAGGATGAAAATTTGACCTTGAGAACTAAGGAGGCTTCCTGTGTGTGAAACATATCGAACCTTGCAGATAAATTAAACCACCTATAGTGTATGGCACCAACCCAGACAGCTAACCTGTGGCCTCCAAGCACTCTGTGCGTGTGTAACCTTGGAGTTGCAAGCTGTCCAGCGGCCCAGAGCTTTGTCATTAACCCTTTGGAGTCAATGGCCTCAAAGATTTACTGTCTACCCAAGGTATAGTGCGCGTTCCCACATGAACCTGTTGCAGGGTCTCTGGATACCCTTTCTCCACTGTGAATaggaattcacatttttataCTGGTTTTTGATGTACAAAAACACTTTTCCTTGAAGCAGCCTATGAGGTAGGTAGTAGATAAACAGGGACAACTGTATTCTGGTttaggaggaggaaaatgaaaaattctgttGCATCATCGTGTCTTGTAGAAGAATTTGCTTTCCTCACAGTGCTGATGCTGCTGTCGGTCTTGGCTCTAGATCCCTCTCTTGTGGTTGCCTTTCAGATCCTGATGACCAATACAAGCTCACCGAGGACACACGCCAGCTGGGGCTGGTGGTCTGCAGAGGGACCTCGGTGGTGCTGATTTGCCCTCAGGATGGCATGGAGGCCATTCCaaaccctttcatccagcagcaGGATGGATAGCTCCAGGCTGTGTCCAGATGTGCCCGGTAGCTGCTCTGTTGCTCCGTTGAACAGGGCTATGAGGTTTCAGTTCGGCAGGGAAATACCTTCTTTTTCTGAAAGGACTCAGTGACCTTCCCATTACAACTTGCCAgctgggagagaagagagacttttttggtgtatttttttttctaataaaattacaaaacagaTCTTAAAcaaaatcacttctttttttccttttaccttttggTATTAGTGGTAAAAAATCAGAATCACAGACCAGATTTTTGACATAATCTTTACTACTAAAGATGAATTTCTGGGTCCTCTGAACTCTAGAAAATAGAACTGCCTTGTTATATAATTGTTTGTGCTATTGTGGgataattttaagaaatgaaagggTTCCAAAAAATCTTGGATAAGCTGTAACAACTCTGCTATATCCAAGTTTGTTTAAATATAGGGTTTCCCAAAAATCATAGTGTAGTTTAAAGCTAGTAAAGCCTTAAATGGAACTGtttacatttgcatttttcaGGTAAAggggaaatatataaataaatccttGAAGATCTGAGGTTTTCAGTGGTTAGCTAGGAATCAATAAGAGTATGACAGTCAGGATGCCTAGTGAAATCTCATGCTGCAAAAAGAAGCAGTTCTATTGTCCAGGAATAAGAGGAACAATTCTGTACAGGCTCCATGCTGTGGAGGGGGTTCAGAGAAAGGCGGCAAAGATGATGAGGGGCCTCATTCATGCCAGATTGAGGATAGGCTGGAGGACCTAGGGCTAGGAGAAAGGAAAGCTTGGGAAGTTGGAATGGTTGCCTTTAggaatttcaaatataaaatttctctgtaAAGCCAAGTCTGGAGAGGTTCAAATAAGGAATATTTAGAGTTAGGATATAAAATGTGGTTATTGGTTCTTTTGCAATGGAAATTGACCAATTCAAATAATGCTAGCACTGATTCCTATTTAGCACTAATCAGGGCTTGCCTATATAAAATCAgcttttaaatgtgttttaaaattgtttttcttgggCCCCAAAGGACACTATTAAAAGTGTCACAGGGGTCAATAGAGGCTAGGCCAAATGCTGTTAAGTTACAGCTACAGGATGCTTAGGCTTGGacggcctctgaggtcccttctaccCTATGGGTATGATGGATATGGgagatttagagaaataaaaatatataatagatgctgagtgaaatgagtaaaaccaaaagaataaagaatttctGACCCAAGCACCAGCCAATCATGACTCCCCAAAATGGGGTGAAATACATCTTACCTCTTGGGAGAGAGGTGATGGACTGCCTGCAGGGTGTAGAATGGGATGCATCTCGGACATGATCAGTTATCAGTTTATTTGATTGTGCATACTTATTATAAGGGTACCACCCCTCTTTTGATTTATTAATAATTGTTAACatgtatatagtgcttactaGGTACCATGTCACACACAAAGGACTTTACGTTAATACCCAATTTGATCATCAATACAAGCCTGGAAGGTAgctattaatatcctcattttacctatggggaaactgaggcaaagagcagttaagtgacttgcccagactcacataactagtaagtgtctgaggctagatttggccAGGCCTGTCACTCAATCCACTAGTGTTACCACCTACCTACCCTCCTTAtttggagagaaagggaaggtggTGTATAAGTAGTGGAGAAAAGGCATCagtaaagagttttttttaatgcatggaagggaggaaaagtaCTGAAAAAGATACAGATAAAGTGATTTTGTAACACTTTGTCaagtttgaaagattttttttaatatggaaaaattgCATACCAgaagttcaatttttaaaatctcaacaCTTTTAttaacaagaaagagaaagaatgaattaatgaattagaaatgcaactagaaaaacaacaaattaaaatcaTGAACACCAAcagaaattgtaaaaaataataaataaaaaagaataaaattagaagCTGCTTTTAAAATAAGCCATTagctaaaatgaaaatgaaaaaagaattcaaaacaaatgaaaatcgacaaattaataaatacaaaaaaatttaaatctacaTTAACAGAACAAGATAGAAAATCTAAAAAACCAATTTCAATGGAAGAAATTGAATGTACCATAAATGAACTTCCAAAGAAAAACTCTTCAAGACGAGATGGAGTTACTAGttctttcaaacattttaaaaataattcttaatttttttaagacttaaatgcaaagtaagaaaaaaaattgtcatgtgcccagcagaatatcagaaaagttttgaaatatgtagcaatacatttccatttcaaggaagCATATATGATAATAGAAGGCATATTTATAACTAGACAGTCATGTCTAAAGATGATATCTTTACCTTTCAGATTAGTTTTTTGCTgaatactttttactttattcttttttccctttttcatcccACACACTTCCCCCAAGCAGGGTACAGTTAAGcaaggatatatgtatatatgttgtatgcgtgtatatacatatacctatatacacacatgcacacctaagcatacatatatatagacatatatcttaaacaatattaatatggttgacaATGACTCCTGATCAT
This genomic window contains:
- the LSM7 gene encoding U6 snRNA-associated Sm-like protein LSm7, translating into MADKEKKKKESILDLSKYIDKTIRVKFQGGREASGILKGFDPLLNLVLDGTIEYMRDPDDQYKLTEDTRQLGLVVCRGTSVVLICPQDGMEAIPNPFIQQQDG